One Pygocentrus nattereri isolate fPygNat1 chromosome 12, fPygNat1.pri, whole genome shotgun sequence DNA window includes the following coding sequences:
- the LOC119264578 gene encoding gastrula zinc finger protein XlCGF7.1-like: MQQRSHLHCYCRSKKKEPTVEDLQQKMPPVGVRLLKSEEIKYENMKSQQTSSDPLCPKTPQRQRQRNAGKLKTHHCSDCGKSFTHQCLVETSQHSHSEEKPYHCSECGMSFTRLSSLKRHQRIHTGERPYICSECGKSFTRLKILQHHQRIHTGEKPYQCSECGKSFNQETSLQIHQRIHTGEKPYQCSECGKSFTQQGHLQAHQRIHTAEKPYYCSDCGKSFRDRSNLRTHQRIHTGEKPYRCLDCGKSFRDRSNLKSHQRIHTGEKPYQCSDCGTSFSDRGTLKAHQRVHTGEKPYYCSECERSFRHLSTFSTHKCTNKEV, translated from the exons ATGCAGCAACGttcacatttacactgttattgcAGGAGCAAGAAAAAGGAGCCCACTGTTGAAG ATTTGCAGCAGAAGATGCCACCAGTAGGAGTCAGACTGTTGAAATCAGAAGAGATTAAATATGAGAATATGAAATCTCAGCAAACATCCTCTGACCCTCTCTGCCCTAAAACACCTCAAAGACAAAGGCAGAGAAATGCAGGAAAGCTGAAGACTCACCACTGTTCAGattgtggaaagagttttactcaTCAGTGTCTAGTCGAAACATCTCAGCACAGTCACTCTGAAGAAAAACcctatcactgctcagagtgtggaatgAGTTTTACTCGACTGAGTAGTCTCAaaagacaccagcgcattcacactggagagaggCCATAtatctgctcagagtgtgggaagagttttacccGACTGAAAATTCTCCAACACcatcagcgcattcacacaggagagaaaccatatcaATGTTCAGAGtgcgggaagagttttaatcaaGAAACTAGtctccaaatacaccagcgAATTCATACTGGAGAAaaaccgtatcagtgctcagagtgtgggaagagttttactcaacAGGGTCATCTTCAAgcacaccagcgcatccacacagcaGAGAAGCCATATTACTGTTCAgactgtggaaagagttttagaGACAGAAGTAATCTCagaacacaccagcgcattcacacaggagagaaaccctaTCGctgtttggactgtgggaagagttttagaGACAGAAGTAATCTCAAATCACACCAGCGtattcacacaggagaaaagCCCTACCAGTGCTCCGACTGTGGAACAAGTTTTAGTGACAGAGGAACTCTCAAAGCACACCAACGTGTCcatacaggagagaaaccgtattactgctcagagtgtgaacGTAGTTTCAGGCATTTGAGTACTTTCAGTACACACAAGTGCACTAACAAGGAGGTGTAG